The following proteins come from a genomic window of Solwaraspora sp. WMMA2065:
- a CDS encoding DUF1304 domain-containing protein has translation MVVAGLVLAGAAALIHGYIFYLESVVWTAPRTRAVFGIRSEQDALTTQALAFNQGFYNLFLAVAVVAGIVVVAAGATAVGATLVFTGAGTMLAASLVLVVSRPAMLRAALIQGLPPLLGVVALAVGLAG, from the coding sequence GTGGTTGTCGCAGGTCTGGTCCTCGCCGGTGCGGCGGCGCTGATCCACGGCTACATCTTCTACCTCGAATCGGTGGTGTGGACCGCGCCGCGTACCCGAGCGGTGTTCGGCATCCGCAGCGAGCAGGACGCGCTCACCACCCAGGCCCTCGCCTTCAACCAGGGCTTCTACAACCTGTTCCTGGCCGTCGCGGTCGTCGCCGGCATCGTCGTGGTCGCGGCCGGGGCCACCGCCGTCGGCGCGACCCTGGTGTTCACCGGCGCCGGCACGATGCTCGCCGCCAGCCTGGTCCTGGTGGTCTCCCGGCCGGCGATGCTGCGTGCCGCGCTCATCCAGGGGTTGCCGCCGCTGCTGGGTGTGGTCGCCCTGGCGGTCGGGCTCGCCGGCTGA
- a CDS encoding poly-gamma-glutamate hydrolase family protein has translation MNTSRRTVLGLLATAAVAGPLATLPATPAAAADIYTSNTDLYSDPNLAEGVDYARRYRRHPLLDNSDATATPFPRTAIIAPHGGGIEGGTSELCLAIAGYHPADLAATPPAGPTYDYWMFEGIRSSGNAELHVTASHCDDVPALSVAAGALNVVTLHGCTPGTAGLPSNAQAVAVGGRNAALRAALISAYTTAGITAFDATGIPAIAGTATDNIVNRTLLGMGAQLELTTPLRAAMFGTNTRSQRKNTTNTLFWDFVAATRTAITQIEATQPIL, from the coding sequence GTGAACACCAGCAGAAGGACGGTCCTCGGCCTGCTCGCCACCGCGGCGGTCGCCGGACCCCTGGCGACGCTGCCGGCCACCCCGGCGGCCGCCGCCGACATCTACACCTCGAACACCGACCTGTACTCGGATCCGAACCTGGCCGAAGGGGTCGACTACGCCCGCCGCTACCGCCGGCATCCGCTGCTCGACAACTCCGACGCCACCGCGACGCCGTTTCCGCGTACCGCGATCATCGCCCCGCACGGCGGCGGCATCGAAGGCGGCACCTCGGAGCTGTGCCTGGCGATCGCCGGCTACCACCCGGCGGACCTGGCGGCGACCCCGCCGGCCGGCCCGACGTACGACTACTGGATGTTCGAAGGCATCCGCTCGTCCGGCAACGCCGAACTGCACGTCACCGCCAGCCACTGCGACGACGTCCCGGCGTTGTCGGTGGCGGCCGGCGCGCTGAACGTCGTCACCCTGCACGGCTGCACCCCGGGCACCGCCGGGCTGCCGTCGAACGCGCAGGCCGTCGCCGTCGGCGGACGCAACGCGGCGTTGCGGGCCGCGCTGATCTCCGCCTACACCACGGCCGGGATCACCGCGTTCGACGCCACCGGCATCCCAGCGATCGCCGGCACCGCCACCGACAACATCGTCAACCGGACGCTGCTCGGCATGGGCGCCCAGCTGGAGCTGACCACGCCGCTGCGGGCGGCGATGTTCGGCACCAACACCCGCTCCCAGCGCAAGAACACCACCAACACCCTGTTCTGGGATTTCGTGGCGGCCACCCGCACCGCCATCACGCAGATCGAGGCGACGCAGCCGATCCTGTGA
- a CDS encoding MFS transporter — MADPTEPTSGPPTGPAPVPPPSASPGAAPSSTRRERTGWYFYDWAMSAFSTTVITVFLGPFLTTVTKQAAGCAADADECAGSVYPLGIEVAPGAYFPYLVSLSVALTVLVLPVMGALADRSMHKKRLLAVSAFVGAGATVAMVFVTGDRYLLGGGLFVLANIAFGASVVVYNSFLPQLGGPDDRDRISSRGWALGYLGGGLLLAVNLVVVQSFSVDGDAQRTLDLARWSIVSAGVWWAVFTLVPLAWLREHPAVDARPGGNVLTDGFKQLGRTVRGLKTYPLTLFFLLAFLVYNDGIQTVIALASQYGTEELRLGQSTLIVTILLVQFLAFGGALLLGAVAQRIGAWKTVLGSLVLWTGVIVAAFRLPAEAPAQFMALGAAIGLVLGGSQALSRSLFSQLIPAGKEGEYYGFYEISDKGTSWLGPLAFGLVFQLTNSYRVGLVSLLIFFVVGFVLLLAVPMRRAIVAAGNTPPRVL, encoded by the coding sequence ATGGCCGACCCCACCGAGCCAACCAGCGGGCCACCTACCGGGCCCGCGCCCGTACCGCCGCCGTCGGCGTCGCCCGGTGCCGCGCCGTCGAGCACCCGGCGGGAACGCACCGGCTGGTACTTCTACGACTGGGCGATGTCGGCGTTCTCCACCACCGTCATCACCGTGTTCCTGGGGCCGTTCCTGACCACGGTCACCAAACAGGCCGCCGGCTGCGCGGCCGACGCCGACGAGTGCGCCGGGTCCGTGTACCCGCTCGGTATCGAGGTGGCGCCGGGGGCGTACTTCCCGTACCTGGTGTCGCTGTCGGTGGCGTTGACGGTGCTGGTGCTGCCGGTGATGGGTGCGCTGGCCGACCGGTCGATGCACAAGAAGCGGCTGCTGGCGGTGTCGGCGTTCGTCGGCGCCGGGGCGACCGTCGCGATGGTGTTCGTCACCGGGGACCGCTACCTGCTCGGCGGCGGGCTGTTCGTCCTGGCCAACATCGCGTTCGGTGCCAGCGTGGTGGTGTACAACTCGTTCCTGCCGCAGCTGGGCGGCCCCGACGACCGGGACCGGATCTCCAGCCGGGGCTGGGCGCTCGGCTACCTCGGTGGTGGGCTGCTGCTGGCCGTCAACCTGGTGGTGGTGCAGTCGTTCAGCGTCGACGGCGACGCGCAGCGCACCCTGGACCTGGCCCGCTGGTCGATCGTGTCGGCCGGCGTGTGGTGGGCGGTGTTCACCCTGGTGCCGCTGGCCTGGCTGCGGGAACACCCGGCGGTCGACGCCCGGCCGGGCGGCAACGTGCTCACCGACGGGTTCAAACAGCTGGGCCGTACGGTGCGCGGGCTGAAGACGTACCCGTTGACGTTGTTCTTCCTGCTGGCGTTCCTGGTCTACAACGACGGCATCCAGACGGTGATCGCGTTGGCCAGCCAGTACGGCACCGAGGAGCTGCGGCTGGGCCAGTCGACGCTGATCGTGACGATCCTGCTGGTGCAGTTCCTGGCGTTCGGTGGGGCGCTGCTGCTCGGGGCGGTCGCGCAACGCATCGGCGCGTGGAAGACGGTGCTGGGCAGCCTGGTGCTGTGGACCGGGGTGATCGTGGCGGCGTTCCGGCTGCCGGCCGAGGCGCCGGCGCAGTTCATGGCGCTCGGCGCGGCGATCGGCCTGGTGCTCGGCGGCTCCCAGGCGCTGAGCCGGTCACTGTTCAGCCAGCTGATCCCGGCCGGTAAGGAAGGCGAGTACTACGGCTTCTACGAGATCAGCGACAAGGGCACCAGCTGGCTGGGGCCGCTGGCGTTCGGGCTGGTGTTCCAGCTGACGAACTCGTACCGGGTGGGTCTGGTCTCGTTGTTGATCTTCTTTGTGGTCGGGTTCGTGCTGCTGCTGGCGGTGCCGATGCGCCGGGCGATCGTCGCCGCCGGCAACACCCCGCCCCGGGTGCTGTGA